One Streptomyces sp. NBC_01237 genomic region harbors:
- a CDS encoding response regulator, with translation MTIRVIIVDDQAMVRAGFAALLSAQSDIDVVGEAPDGRRGVEVSRNQHPDVVLMDVRMPEMDGLAAARELLNPPVGVVHRPKVLMLTTFDVDDYVYEALRAGASGFLLKDAPPADLISAVRVVAAGDALLAPSVTRRLIADFAAQRPSGAARSGPALRLNGLTPRESEVLELIARGLSNQEIAGRLVLAEQTVKTHIGRVLAKLDLRDRAQAVIFAYESGLVAPGDTGA, from the coding sequence TTGACCATCCGCGTGATCATCGTCGACGACCAGGCCATGGTGCGGGCAGGGTTCGCGGCGCTGCTGTCGGCGCAGAGCGACATCGACGTGGTGGGCGAGGCGCCGGACGGGCGCCGGGGCGTCGAGGTGAGCCGGAACCAGCATCCCGATGTGGTGCTGATGGATGTCCGGATGCCCGAGATGGACGGACTGGCGGCGGCACGTGAGCTGTTGAACCCGCCGGTGGGCGTGGTGCACCGGCCGAAGGTGCTGATGCTCACCACCTTCGACGTGGACGACTACGTGTACGAGGCGCTGCGCGCCGGCGCGTCCGGGTTCCTGCTGAAGGACGCCCCGCCGGCGGACCTGATCTCGGCGGTACGGGTGGTGGCGGCGGGGGACGCGTTGCTGGCGCCGTCCGTGACCCGTCGCCTGATCGCGGACTTCGCGGCTCAGCGGCCGTCCGGGGCGGCCCGCAGCGGGCCCGCGCTGCGGCTGAACGGGCTCACGCCGCGCGAGAGCGAGGTGCTGGAGCTGATCGCGCGGGGGCTGTCCAACCAGGAGATCGCGGGGCGGCTGGTGCTGGCCGAGCAGACGGTGAAGACGCACATCGGCCGGGTGCTGGCCAAGCTGGATCTGCGGGACCGGGCGCAGGCGGTGATCTTCGCGTACGAGTCGGGGCTGGTGGCGCCGGGGGACACGGGGGCGTAG
- a CDS encoding MFS transporter, with protein MMVALDGTIVAIANPAIQKDLGASLADVQWITNGYMLALAVSLITAGKLGDRFGHRQTFLIGVVGFAAASGAIGLSDSVALVIVFRVLQGLFGALLMPAALGLLRATFPAEKLNMAIGIWGMVIGASTAGGPILGGVLVEHVSWQSVFFINVPVGVIAVVLGIVILRDHRAENAPRSFDIGGIVLLSQAMFCLIWALIKGAEWGWGDYKTLGFLGAAVVLFFVFALSQKNVREPLIPLAMFKSLPLSAGVVLMVLMAFSFMGGLFFVTFYLQNVHGMSPVDSGLHLLPLTAMMIVASPVAGALITKFGPRVPLVGGMVCTAIACFGMSQLTIGTGTLTMSIWFALLGLGLAPVMVGATEVIVGNAPMELSGVAGGLQQAGMQVGGSLGTAVLGAVMASQVDSKLADNWAAAELPPVSGEKLEQASSAVEVGMPPIAPGTPPEIAAKIAGVAHDTFVSGMSTAFMVSGIVAVIAALVAMLTKRGANAEAGAGVGHI; from the coding sequence ATGATGGTCGCGCTCGACGGCACGATCGTCGCGATCGCCAACCCCGCCATCCAGAAGGACCTCGGCGCCTCGCTCGCCGACGTCCAGTGGATCACCAACGGATACATGCTCGCCCTCGCGGTCTCCCTGATCACCGCGGGCAAACTCGGTGACCGGTTCGGCCACCGCCAGACCTTCCTCATAGGTGTCGTGGGCTTCGCCGCGGCATCCGGGGCCATCGGCCTCTCCGACAGCGTGGCCCTGGTGATCGTGTTCCGGGTGCTCCAGGGTCTCTTCGGCGCCCTGCTGATGCCGGCCGCGCTCGGCCTGCTGCGCGCCACCTTCCCGGCCGAGAAGCTGAACATGGCGATCGGCATCTGGGGCATGGTGATCGGCGCCTCGACCGCGGGCGGTCCGATCCTCGGCGGCGTGCTCGTGGAGCACGTCAGCTGGCAGTCCGTCTTCTTCATCAACGTGCCGGTCGGTGTGATCGCCGTCGTCCTCGGCATCGTGATCCTCAGGGACCACCGCGCCGAGAACGCCCCGCGCTCGTTCGACATCGGCGGCATCGTCCTGCTGTCCCAGGCGATGTTCTGTCTGATCTGGGCCCTGATCAAGGGCGCGGAATGGGGCTGGGGCGACTACAAGACGCTCGGCTTCCTCGGCGCCGCCGTGGTCCTGTTCTTCGTCTTCGCGCTCTCCCAGAAGAACGTGCGCGAGCCGCTGATCCCGCTGGCGATGTTCAAGTCCCTCCCGCTGTCCGCGGGTGTGGTCCTCATGGTGCTGATGGCCTTCTCCTTCATGGGCGGGCTGTTCTTCGTCACCTTCTACCTCCAGAACGTGCACGGCATGAGCCCGGTCGACAGCGGGCTCCACCTGCTGCCGCTGACCGCGATGATGATCGTCGCGTCGCCCGTCGCGGGTGCTCTGATCACCAAGTTCGGCCCACGCGTCCCGCTCGTCGGCGGCATGGTCTGCACCGCGATCGCCTGCTTCGGGATGTCCCAGCTGACCATCGGCACCGGCACCCTGACCATGTCGATCTGGTTCGCCCTGCTCGGCCTCGGCCTCGCGCCGGTCATGGTCGGCGCCACCGAGGTCATCGTGGGCAACGCCCCGATGGAGCTCTCCGGTGTCGCGGGCGGTCTCCAGCAGGCCGGCATGCAGGTCGGCGGCAGCCTCGGTACGGCGGTGCTGGGTGCCGTCATGGCCTCCCAGGTCGACTCCAAGCTCGCCGACAACTGGGCGGCGGCGGAACTTCCGCCGGTCTCCGGCGAGAAGCTGGAGCAGGCGTCCTCGGCCGTCGAGGTCGGCATGCCGCCGATCGCGCCGGGCACCCCGCCGGAGATCGCGGCGAAGATCGCGGGCGTCGCCCATGACACGTTCGTGTCGGGCATGAGCACCGCGTTCATGGTCTCGGGCATCGTCGCGGTGATCGCGGCGCTGGTCGCCATGCTCACCAAGCGCGGTGCGAACGCCGAGGCGGGCGCCGGAGTCGGCCACATCTGA
- a CDS encoding alpha/beta hydrolase, with the protein MTSFDSSPTLTAWRALLAVAVVFVMLATTGWTAVRQQRSDEPREIALASWARDRIAGHALPDVTAPPYRLAHFFATLTTGQQVALADKYPLVVGNLNGAPVTLRYHANRLALKQAQSVESARTHDSTLSPDGRGEAVHRLERFRSMLAKNRQILAFDPSGKGRAAEVFGDLDRASRVSVVVPGVDTNLLTLERSAGRTYSAPVGMARSLYGAERAARPGTPTAVIAWADYTAPAGIGMDAALGRLAAVGAVRLNAMVSALPGTSAVSLFCHSYGSVLCGVAAHKVPARVSDIAVAGSPGMRADSAEQLDTDARVWAMRDRDDWIQDVPYLAVGGIGHGADPVDPDFGARIVSAGDAIGHSGYFEPGTESLSNFAAIGVGAYGSVSCAGADSACHSGISGEQDT; encoded by the coding sequence GTGACTTCCTTCGACTCCTCCCCCACGTTGACCGCCTGGCGCGCGCTGCTCGCCGTCGCGGTCGTGTTCGTGATGCTGGCGACCACGGGCTGGACCGCCGTCCGCCAGCAACGCTCCGACGAGCCGCGCGAGATCGCCCTCGCCTCGTGGGCGCGGGACCGCATAGCGGGTCACGCGCTGCCGGACGTCACCGCGCCGCCCTACCGGCTGGCCCACTTCTTCGCCACGCTGACCACCGGACAGCAGGTGGCGCTCGCGGACAAGTACCCCCTGGTCGTGGGAAATCTGAACGGCGCCCCGGTCACCCTGCGCTACCACGCCAACCGGCTGGCCCTGAAGCAGGCGCAGTCCGTGGAGTCCGCCCGGACCCACGACAGCACGCTCTCCCCGGACGGCCGGGGCGAGGCGGTGCACCGGCTGGAGCGCTTCCGGTCGATGCTCGCGAAGAACCGGCAGATCCTGGCCTTCGATCCGTCCGGGAAGGGCCGTGCCGCCGAGGTCTTCGGCGATCTCGACCGGGCCTCCCGGGTCTCCGTCGTGGTGCCGGGCGTCGACACCAATCTGCTGACGCTGGAGCGGTCCGCCGGACGCACGTACTCGGCGCCGGTCGGCATGGCTCGGTCGCTGTACGGGGCCGAGCGCGCCGCCCGCCCCGGCACCCCTACCGCCGTCATCGCCTGGGCCGACTACACCGCCCCCGCGGGCATCGGCATGGACGCCGCCCTCGGCCGGCTCGCGGCGGTCGGGGCGGTCCGGCTGAACGCCATGGTGAGCGCGCTGCCGGGCACCTCGGCCGTCTCGCTCTTCTGCCACAGCTACGGCTCCGTGCTGTGCGGGGTCGCCGCCCACAAGGTGCCGGCGAGGGTGTCCGACATCGCTGTCGCGGGCAGCCCCGGCATGCGGGCCGACAGCGCCGAGCAGCTGGACACCGACGCCAGGGTGTGGGCGATGCGGGACCGCGACGACTGGATCCAGGACGTGCCGTACCTGGCGGTCGGCGGGATCGGTCACGGGGCCGACCCGGTCGACCCGGACTTCGGGGCGCGGATCGTGTCGGCGGGCGACGCGATCGGCCACAGCGGCTATTTCGAGCCGGGCACCGAAAGCCTGAGCAACTTCGCCGCGATCGGTGTGGGCGCGTACGGTTCGGTCAGCTGTGCGGGGGCCGACAGCGCCTGCCACAGCGGTATTTCCGGCGAGCAGGACACCTGA
- a CDS encoding peptidase inhibitor family I36 protein, protein MRTTVLAAAALAVTALVPQAAALIPAGAGAAPGAGTAPKAAGVRLGTCGAGQLCLWKKPDFTGARQTHELSAVDIESCVPLPPGSEAQALANRTGRPVTTYQSAECAETGEFETYPGGGTWVPRSPYQVRAFKIWEN, encoded by the coding sequence ATGCGTACGACCGTTCTCGCCGCCGCGGCCCTGGCCGTCACCGCACTCGTTCCACAGGCCGCCGCCCTGATCCCGGCCGGAGCCGGAGCGGCACCCGGGGCCGGCACCGCACCGAAGGCCGCCGGAGTCCGGCTCGGCACCTGCGGGGCGGGTCAGCTCTGCCTCTGGAAGAAGCCCGACTTCACCGGCGCCCGGCAGACCCATGAACTGTCCGCCGTCGACATCGAGAGCTGCGTCCCGCTGCCCCCGGGCAGCGAAGCCCAGGCGCTCGCCAACCGCACCGGGCGCCCCGTCACGACCTACCAGTCGGCGGAGTGCGCGGAGACGGGCGAGTTCGAGACGTACCCCGGCGGCGGCACCTGGGTGCCCCGCTCCCCGTACCAGGTCAGGGCCTTCAAGATCTGGGAGAACTGA
- a CDS encoding MerR family transcriptional regulator yields the protein MTVMESTSVRTDACAAAPRAHPRPEGQDRYTISEVVAFTGLTAHTLRWYERIGLMSHVDRSHTGQRRFSNRDLDWLSFVGKLRLTGMPVADMVRYAELLREGEHTFEERQELLEATRRDVTTRIAELQDTLAVLDHKIDFYAGARRAPERPCA from the coding sequence ATGACGGTGATGGAGAGCACTTCGGTACGGACGGACGCCTGCGCGGCCGCTCCTCGGGCGCATCCGCGTCCCGAGGGGCAGGACCGCTACACCATCAGCGAGGTCGTCGCGTTCACCGGGCTCACCGCGCACACCCTGCGCTGGTACGAGCGGATCGGGCTGATGTCGCACGTCGACCGTTCGCACACGGGGCAGCGCCGGTTCAGCAACCGCGATCTGGACTGGCTGTCCTTCGTCGGCAAGCTGCGGCTGACGGGGATGCCGGTCGCCGACATGGTCAGGTACGCCGAGCTGCTGCGCGAGGGCGAGCACACCTTCGAGGAACGGCAGGAACTGCTGGAGGCGACCCGCCGCGACGTGACGACGCGGATCGCGGAACTCCAGGACACGCTCGCCGTCCTCGATCACAAGATCGACTTCTATGCGGGCGCCCGCCGGGCGCCGGAAAGGCCCTGTGCCTGA
- a CDS encoding acyltransferase family protein has product MSVKQLAARIDARTPAHRDRAVDGLRALALLAVPTGHWLLGGFTLDGGGALHNASPLSAFGFFAPVSWVLQMLGIFFLVGGYASVLSYRRRKSTTGAWLRGRLARLGRPVLGVTAVWAVLIPVLYALGVPGDTLRTGSTLVIQPLWFVGVYTVVTALTPLCIRVAKKLGGWAALPLLASVAVVDFLRYGPFAEAVPSWLSVLNILPGWLFAYQLGVSWGEGRIGKRGARVLLVGGGVLFAVLLLVFHYPASMVGVPGEARTNSHPPSLLVLALAAAQSGAAILLRDRIGRLLRKPLVWAPVVVINLSAMTILCWHQTAMLAAAVPASFAGAVPGLTTGPDSLGWILARLAWMPLFAGLLVLIARYARRFEEPWKAGTRAANARRATAGLLAAGFAVFALGLA; this is encoded by the coding sequence ATGAGCGTCAAGCAGCTCGCGGCACGGATCGACGCCCGCACCCCCGCCCATCGCGACCGGGCCGTCGACGGGCTGCGGGCCCTGGCCCTGCTCGCCGTCCCGACCGGCCACTGGCTGCTCGGCGGGTTCACGCTCGACGGCGGCGGCGCCCTGCACAACGCGAGCCCGCTCTCCGCCTTCGGGTTCTTCGCCCCGGTCAGCTGGGTGCTCCAGATGCTCGGCATCTTCTTCCTGGTCGGCGGGTACGCCTCGGTGCTCTCCTACCGCCGCCGGAAGTCCACGACCGGTGCCTGGCTGCGCGGCCGGCTGGCCCGGCTGGGCAGGCCGGTGCTGGGGGTGACCGCCGTCTGGGCGGTCCTGATCCCGGTGCTGTACGCGCTGGGCGTGCCCGGCGACACACTGCGTACGGGGTCGACGCTGGTGATCCAGCCGCTCTGGTTCGTCGGGGTGTACACCGTGGTCACGGCCCTCACCCCGCTGTGCATAAGGGTCGCGAAGAAGCTGGGCGGCTGGGCCGCCCTGCCGCTGCTGGCGTCGGTCGCCGTCGTGGACTTCCTGCGCTACGGGCCGTTCGCGGAGGCCGTCCCGTCCTGGCTGAGCGTGCTGAACATCCTGCCGGGCTGGCTCTTCGCGTATCAGCTCGGTGTCTCGTGGGGCGAGGGTCGGATCGGGAAGCGGGGCGCGCGTGTCCTGCTCGTCGGCGGCGGTGTGCTGTTCGCCGTGCTGCTGCTCGTCTTCCACTACCCGGCGTCGATGGTCGGCGTACCGGGTGAGGCGCGCACCAACTCGCATCCGCCGTCGCTGCTGGTCCTGGCACTGGCCGCCGCGCAGAGCGGTGCGGCGATCCTGCTGCGGGACCGGATCGGCCGGCTGCTGCGCAAGCCGCTGGTGTGGGCGCCGGTCGTCGTGATCAACCTGTCGGCGATGACGATCCTGTGCTGGCACCAGACGGCGATGCTCGCCGCGGCCGTCCCGGCGTCGTTCGCCGGTGCCGTGCCGGGGCTGACGACCGGTCCCGACTCACTCGGCTGGATTCTGGCCCGGCTGGCCTGGATGCCGCTGTTCGCCGGGCTGCTGGTGCTGATCGCCCGGTACGCGCGCCGCTTCGAGGAGCCCTGGAAGGCGGGCACCCGCGCCGCGAACGCCCGCCGCGCTACGGCGGGACTGCTCGCGGCGGGGTTCGCGGTGTTCGCGCTGGGGCTCGCGTGA
- a CDS encoding aldo/keto reductase, which translates to MTDNKIATTELGKGGPRVGVQGLGCMGISEFYGDTDETAARDTLEAALEVGVTLFDTADVYGRGANEEFLAPFVGAHRDEITLATKFAIERTDDPHYRGVRNDPAYIRQAVEDSLRRLNTDVIDLYYMHRRDPLVPLAESVGAMAELVREGKVKQLGLSEVTGPELREAHAVHPIAALQSEWSIFSRDVENSAAGAAVELGVTFVPYSPLGRGFLTGAFSDAGKDLSESDFRKHQPRFTGENARKNAALLEPVHKIAAAHGATPAQVALAWVQQRAGVYGLAVVPIPGTRKRSRLLENVAATRLTLTPEELAVLEPIAGQVAGDRYPDMSSTSAARE; encoded by the coding sequence ATGACTGACAACAAGATCGCCACCACGGAGCTGGGCAAGGGCGGACCGCGGGTCGGTGTGCAGGGACTCGGCTGCATGGGCATCAGCGAGTTCTACGGGGACACCGACGAGACCGCCGCACGGGACACCCTGGAAGCGGCGCTGGAGGTGGGCGTCACCCTCTTCGACACCGCCGATGTGTACGGGCGCGGGGCCAACGAGGAATTCCTCGCACCGTTCGTCGGCGCGCACCGCGACGAGATCACCCTGGCCACCAAGTTCGCCATAGAGCGTACCGACGACCCGCACTACCGCGGGGTGCGCAATGACCCCGCGTACATCCGGCAGGCCGTCGAGGACAGCCTCCGCAGGCTGAACACCGACGTCATCGACCTCTACTACATGCACCGCCGCGACCCGCTCGTGCCGCTGGCCGAATCGGTCGGGGCGATGGCCGAGCTGGTCCGCGAGGGCAAGGTCAAGCAGCTGGGACTGAGCGAGGTGACCGGTCCGGAGCTGCGCGAGGCGCACGCCGTGCACCCGATCGCCGCCCTCCAGTCCGAGTGGTCGATCTTCAGCCGGGACGTGGAGAACAGCGCGGCCGGAGCGGCGGTCGAGCTCGGGGTGACCTTCGTGCCGTACTCACCGCTCGGCCGCGGCTTTTTGACCGGGGCGTTCAGCGACGCGGGCAAGGACCTGTCGGAGAGCGACTTCCGCAAGCACCAGCCGCGCTTCACCGGCGAGAACGCCCGGAAGAACGCCGCGCTGCTGGAGCCCGTGCACAAGATCGCCGCGGCGCACGGGGCGACGCCCGCGCAGGTGGCCCTCGCCTGGGTGCAGCAGCGCGCCGGGGTGTACGGCCTGGCCGTGGTCCCGATCCCGGGGACCCGCAAGCGCAGCCGCCTGCTGGAGAACGTCGCGGCGACCCGGCTCACCCTGACTCCCGAGGAGCTGGCCGTGCTGGAGCCGATCGCCGGGCAGGTGGCGGGGGACCGCTACCCCGACATGAGCAGCACGTCGGCGGCCCGCGAGTAG
- a CDS encoding alpha/beta hydrolase — protein sequence MRRYARTLVAVALATTVVAGTAGWVSGDAQQALTGPPPGSASWRADHALGRTLPDPGRATPAEVAEFFRGLSAEQQQMLVVRHPLVVGNLDGAPVELRYRANALSLKAGHELRYRSLAAPGRQILAFDPRGRGQVAEVFGELRSARRVSVVVPGSDIDAGTFDRRDDVYGTPAGMAKSLYAQSGPGSAVIAWAGYTTPVGVGLDAATGDLAEAGAVRLARFTAGLTADALPEPAVFCHSYGSVVCGLAAPRLRATDLVVLGSPGMRADNVGDLHTRARVWAAKDATDWIDEVPNVRFAGLGHGNDPADPHFGARRVPAREAEGHTGYFVPGTDSLRAFAAIAEGAGR from the coding sequence ATGCGTCGATACGCGAGGACCCTGGTCGCGGTCGCACTGGCGACCACGGTGGTGGCCGGGACCGCCGGGTGGGTGTCGGGGGACGCGCAACAGGCGCTGACCGGGCCACCGCCGGGCAGCGCCTCCTGGCGGGCGGACCATGCGCTGGGGCGGACGCTGCCCGATCCGGGGCGGGCCACTCCGGCCGAAGTGGCGGAGTTCTTCCGGGGGTTGAGCGCCGAGCAGCAGCAGATGCTGGTGGTACGCCACCCGCTGGTCGTCGGCAATCTCGACGGCGCTCCGGTCGAGCTGCGCTACCGCGCCAACGCCCTGTCCCTGAAGGCCGGTCACGAACTCCGGTACCGGAGTCTCGCCGCGCCGGGGCGGCAGATCCTCGCGTTCGACCCGCGCGGCCGGGGTCAGGTCGCCGAGGTGTTCGGGGAGCTGAGGTCCGCGCGCCGGGTGTCCGTCGTGGTCCCCGGTTCGGACATCGACGCCGGGACCTTCGACCGGAGAGACGATGTGTACGGCACTCCGGCCGGCATGGCGAAGTCGCTGTACGCGCAGAGCGGTCCGGGCAGCGCGGTCATCGCCTGGGCCGGATACACCACCCCCGTGGGCGTCGGTCTCGACGCCGCGACCGGTGATCTGGCCGAGGCCGGGGCGGTCCGGCTGGCCCGGTTCACCGCCGGGCTGACGGCCGACGCGCTGCCCGAGCCCGCGGTGTTCTGCCACAGCTACGGCTCCGTCGTCTGCGGCCTCGCCGCGCCCCGGCTGCGCGCCACCGACCTGGTGGTGCTCGGCTCCCCCGGCATGCGCGCCGACAACGTCGGCGATCTGCACACCCGGGCCCGGGTCTGGGCGGCGAAGGACGCCACCGACTGGATCGACGAGGTGCCGAACGTACGGTTCGCCGGTCTGGGACACGGCAACGACCCGGCCGATCCGCACTTCGGGGCCCGCCGCGTCCCCGCGCGGGAGGCCGAGGGACACACCGGCTACTTCGTGCCCGGGACGGACTCGCTCCGCGCCTTCGCCGCCATCGCGGAAGGGGCCGGACGATGA
- a CDS encoding TetR family transcriptional regulator, whose protein sequence is MTDGQRGEHPAGLRERKKQRTRDALLHAAFDLFITQGYERTTVDEIVDAVEVSQRTFFRYFASKEDTAFAVQEMVESRFLSELRQRPAAEAPFEAMRRAVLCAWNSIGECMEEVVTVDLHVRIYQLIESTPSLLAAHMRRGIDLEEQIARLIADREGLDLATDPRPRVAVAAFCGVMRVAGQLWGQGRDPSLNSLRSLTEVYLDQLGPALADDWRRKAPLDARDALPS, encoded by the coding sequence GTGACCGACGGGCAGCGCGGCGAGCACCCGGCAGGGCTGCGCGAACGCAAGAAACAGCGCACCCGCGACGCCCTGCTGCACGCCGCCTTCGATCTTTTCATCACCCAGGGATACGAGCGGACCACCGTCGACGAGATCGTCGACGCGGTCGAGGTCTCCCAGCGCACCTTCTTCCGCTACTTCGCGAGCAAGGAGGACACCGCCTTCGCCGTCCAGGAGATGGTGGAGTCCCGCTTCCTGTCGGAGCTGCGTCAACGCCCGGCCGCGGAGGCCCCTTTCGAGGCAATGCGCCGTGCCGTGCTGTGCGCCTGGAACAGTATCGGCGAGTGCATGGAGGAAGTCGTCACGGTCGACCTCCATGTGCGGATCTACCAGCTGATCGAGTCGACCCCGTCCCTGCTTGCCGCCCATATGCGGCGGGGCATCGACCTGGAGGAGCAGATCGCCCGCCTGATCGCGGACCGGGAAGGGCTCGACCTGGCGACCGACCCGCGGCCTCGGGTCGCCGTGGCGGCGTTCTGCGGGGTGATGCGGGTGGCCGGGCAGCTGTGGGGTCAGGGCCGGGACCCGAGCCTGAATTCCCTGCGCTCACTGACCGAGGTGTACCTGGACCAGCTCGGCCCGGCCCTCGCGGACGACTGGCGCCGCAAAGCACCCCTCGACGCGCGGGACGCCCTCCCGTCCTGA
- a CDS encoding DUF4429 domain-containing protein — MGDVLAGIHATWEFDTDSVLIRFERGIRTPKLFQSLRERRIPYAALASVTLTPGKRGTVVLHAVPRPGADPLVEAAAGQLKDGCDPYRLVLPAEREVLAEYYADELRALLGPDDGIPADRFLVTAPEAPMHFKAYDGRASFDGERISFRWSWTGASSAKWKAGDQTFPVAELCGVEWRSPEALEGYLRLVPRTAVAVTGGAGGRPGDPHGPAGPVAPASSVPGAARPDTGHPARADQDPAAVLFGLGYGPVHESLPFAAAVLESVRRTQPAPDGPAPVLVGAGRRDPADIAERIRHLGELHQAGLVTDHEYSAKKAQLLAEL; from the coding sequence ATGGGTGATGTGCTGGCCGGAATTCATGCCACCTGGGAGTTCGACACCGACTCCGTGCTCATCCGCTTCGAACGGGGTATCCGCACGCCGAAGCTCTTCCAGAGCCTGCGTGAACGCCGCATCCCGTATGCGGCGTTGGCGTCGGTGACGCTTACCCCCGGCAAGCGGGGCACGGTGGTTCTTCACGCGGTGCCGAGACCGGGTGCCGATCCGCTTGTCGAGGCTGCCGCGGGACAGCTGAAGGACGGGTGCGACCCGTACCGCCTGGTGCTTCCGGCGGAACGGGAGGTGCTCGCCGAGTACTACGCGGACGAGCTGCGCGCCCTGCTGGGACCCGATGACGGCATACCCGCCGACCGGTTCCTGGTCACCGCTCCCGAGGCGCCGATGCACTTCAAGGCGTACGACGGCAGAGCCAGCTTCGACGGGGAGCGGATCTCCTTCCGGTGGTCGTGGACCGGTGCCTCCAGCGCCAAGTGGAAGGCGGGCGACCAGACGTTCCCGGTGGCCGAACTGTGCGGGGTCGAATGGCGTTCGCCCGAGGCGCTCGAAGGCTATCTGCGCCTCGTGCCCCGTACGGCGGTGGCGGTGACCGGCGGCGCGGGCGGCCGTCCCGGCGACCCGCACGGACCGGCCGGTCCCGTCGCCCCGGCGTCCTCGGTCCCCGGGGCCGCCCGCCCCGACACCGGACACCCGGCACGGGCGGACCAGGACCCGGCGGCGGTGCTCTTCGGCCTCGGCTACGGGCCGGTGCACGAGTCACTGCCCTTCGCCGCAGCCGTACTGGAGTCCGTGCGCAGGACCCAGCCCGCGCCGGACGGGCCCGCCCCGGTCCTGGTGGGCGCCGGGCGGCGCGATCCGGCGGACATCGCCGAGCGGATACGGCACCTCGGGGAGCTGCATCAGGCCGGTCTGGTGACCGACCACGAGTACAGCGCGAAGAAGGCGCAACTGCTGGCGGAGCTGTAG
- a CDS encoding sensor histidine kinase, translating to MSTSPAGPPPPADGPLSAARRNLRELAHGLSHASHPPTPLLAGAPKRWQRLLPYAVVIALVATFVPVTINVLTAQYGLTGGMAGALAVAQAAPLLMLAHRPLHAWWIVFPADILGALVLLSKPVEKYDIWPWTPPVIVGYLFLLLAIGLRETRRTVIGVWLLTGTAGLVLHLVAPERSNGSALLLFILGAVVLVIGTAVRERAEAQRRLAEQETINETERAQRTLLEERTRIARELHDVVAHHMSVITVQADSAPYRISGLSDEAREEFTAIAAGARESLGEMRRLLSVLRSDGTEGDRAPQPGIDRVQQLVEATVRAGVPAELSLAADLGEVPSAVDLSAYRIVQEALANVIRHAPGARTQVSITAGAGHLTVLVVNSPAELTRSPLETTGTGHGLVGMRERVRLTGGSLDTGPLPDGGFRVAARMPLPPAETTSARPAPSAHPTSEDS from the coding sequence ATGTCCACTTCCCCCGCCGGGCCGCCGCCGCCCGCCGATGGTCCGCTGAGCGCCGCCCGCCGCAATCTGCGCGAGCTCGCCCACGGGCTGTCCCACGCGTCCCATCCGCCCACTCCGCTCCTGGCCGGTGCCCCGAAACGGTGGCAGCGGCTGCTTCCGTACGCGGTGGTGATCGCGCTCGTCGCCACCTTCGTCCCGGTCACCATCAACGTCCTGACCGCGCAGTACGGTCTGACGGGAGGTATGGCCGGGGCCCTGGCCGTCGCCCAGGCCGCCCCGCTGCTGATGCTGGCGCACCGGCCCCTCCATGCCTGGTGGATCGTCTTTCCCGCCGACATCCTCGGCGCGCTCGTCCTCCTGTCGAAGCCGGTCGAGAAGTACGACATCTGGCCGTGGACCCCGCCGGTGATCGTCGGCTATCTGTTCCTGCTGCTGGCGATCGGTCTGCGCGAGACCCGGCGGACCGTGATCGGTGTCTGGCTGCTGACGGGCACCGCCGGTCTGGTGCTGCATCTGGTCGCGCCCGAGCGCAGCAACGGCAGCGCGCTGCTGCTGTTCATCCTCGGCGCGGTGGTGCTGGTGATCGGGACCGCGGTACGGGAACGGGCCGAGGCACAGCGCCGGCTCGCCGAGCAGGAGACCATCAACGAGACCGAGCGGGCGCAGCGCACGCTGCTGGAGGAGCGGACCCGGATCGCCCGCGAGCTGCACGACGTGGTGGCGCACCACATGTCGGTGATCACGGTGCAGGCCGACTCAGCCCCGTACCGGATCAGCGGTCTGTCGGACGAGGCGCGCGAGGAGTTCACGGCCATCGCGGCCGGTGCGCGGGAGTCGCTGGGCGAGATGCGGCGGCTGCTGTCGGTGCTGCGCAGTGACGGCACGGAGGGCGACCGGGCGCCGCAGCCCGGCATCGACCGTGTGCAGCAGCTGGTGGAGGCGACGGTGCGGGCGGGGGTGCCGGCCGAGCTGTCGCTGGCGGCGGATCTCGGCGAGGTGCCGTCGGCGGTGGATCTGTCGGCGTACCGCATCGTGCAGGAGGCGCTGGCCAATGTGATCCGGCACGCGCCGGGGGCGCGGACCCAGGTGTCCATCACGGCGGGCGCGGGCCATCTGACGGTGCTGGTCGTCAACAGCCCGGCCGAACTGACCCGTTCGCCGCTGGAGACGACGGGGACCGGGCACGGGCTGGTCGGGATGCGCGAGCGCGTACGGTTGACCGGCGGATCCCTGGACACGGGCCCGCTGCCCGACGGGGGTTTCCGGGTGGCCGCCCGGATGCCGCTGCCACCGGCCGAAACCACGTCGGCCCGGCCGGCTCCGTCCGCCCACCCGACTTCGGAGGACTCTTGA